From a single Serratia surfactantfaciens genomic region:
- a CDS encoding fumarylacetoacetate hydrolase family protein, protein MKHARIRHHGQIVNVQVDDQLRVTLPNGEVLQEREVEWLPPAQGTVFALGLNYADHASELEFKAPEEPLVFLKAPNTLTGHRQVSVRPADVEYMHYEAELVAVIGKTARNVSRERAMEYVAGYTLCNDYAIRDYLENYYRPNLRVKSRDTLTPIGPYIVDRDDVADPHRLALSTYVNGELRQRGSTADMIFDIPFLIAYLSEFMTLQPGDMIATGTPKGLADVRPGDEVVVEIEGIGRLVNHIISEKDYEESLR, encoded by the coding sequence ATGAAACATGCCCGTATTCGCCATCATGGCCAGATCGTCAACGTTCAGGTGGACGACCAGCTGCGCGTCACGCTGCCAAACGGCGAGGTGCTGCAGGAGCGCGAAGTGGAATGGCTGCCGCCGGCGCAGGGCACGGTGTTTGCCCTGGGGCTGAACTATGCCGACCACGCCAGCGAACTGGAATTCAAAGCGCCGGAAGAGCCGCTGGTGTTCCTCAAGGCACCGAACACCCTGACCGGCCATCGTCAGGTATCGGTGCGTCCGGCCGACGTGGAGTACATGCATTACGAAGCCGAGCTGGTGGCGGTGATCGGCAAGACCGCGCGTAACGTCAGCCGCGAGCGCGCCATGGAGTATGTGGCGGGCTACACCCTGTGCAACGACTACGCCATCCGCGACTACCTGGAAAACTACTACCGGCCGAATCTGCGGGTGAAGAGCCGCGATACCCTGACGCCGATCGGGCCGTACATCGTCGATCGCGACGACGTCGCCGATCCGCACCGGCTGGCGCTCAGCACCTACGTCAACGGCGAGCTGCGCCAGCGCGGCAGTACCGCCGACATGATTTTCGACATTCCGTTCCTGATCGCCTACCTGAGCGAATTCATGACGCTGCAGCCGGGTGACATGATCGCCACCGGCACGCCGAAAGGGCTGGCCGACGTGCGGCCGGGCGACGAAGTGGTGGTGGAGATCGAGGGCATCGGCCGTCTGGTTAACCACATTATCAGTGAAAAAGATTACGAGGAGAGCCTGCGATGA
- the hpaE gene encoding 5-carboxymethyl-2-hydroxymuconate semialdehyde dehydrogenase, translating to MKTINHWINGKNVASKEYFTTTNPANGEVLAEVASGGQLEIDQAVAAAKEAFPKWANTPMKERARLMRRLGELIDQNVPQIAEMETADTGLPIHQTKNVLIPRASHNFEFFAEVCQQMNGKTYPVDDKMLNYTLVQPVGVCALVSPWNVPFMTATWKTAPCLALGNTAVLKMSELSPLSADRLGELALEAGIPAGVLNVVQGYGATAGDALVRHKDVRAVSFTGGTATGRRIIESAGLKKFSMELGGKSPVLIFEDADIERALDAALFTIFSINGERCTAGSRIFIQESIYPEFVKRFAERANRLRVGDPQDPNTQVGALISPQHWEKVSGYIRLGVEEGATLLAGGPDKPAGLSHGNFLRPTVLADVDNRMRVAQEEIFGPVACLLPFKSEEDGLRMANDVEYGLASYIWTQDVSKVLRLARGIEAGMVFVNTQNVRDLRQPFGGVKASGTGREGGEYSFEVFAEMKNVCISMGDHPIPKWGV from the coding sequence ATGAAAACCATCAACCACTGGATCAACGGCAAGAACGTCGCCAGCAAAGAGTATTTCACCACCACCAACCCGGCGAACGGCGAGGTGCTGGCGGAAGTGGCCTCCGGCGGCCAGCTGGAGATCGACCAGGCGGTGGCGGCCGCGAAAGAGGCTTTCCCCAAATGGGCCAACACGCCGATGAAAGAGCGCGCGCGCCTGATGCGCCGTCTGGGTGAACTGATCGACCAGAACGTGCCGCAGATCGCCGAAATGGAAACTGCCGATACCGGCCTGCCGATCCATCAGACCAAAAACGTGCTGATCCCGCGCGCCTCGCACAACTTCGAGTTCTTCGCCGAGGTGTGCCAGCAGATGAACGGCAAGACCTACCCGGTGGACGACAAGATGCTCAACTACACGCTGGTGCAGCCAGTGGGGGTCTGCGCGCTGGTGTCGCCGTGGAACGTGCCGTTCATGACCGCCACCTGGAAAACCGCACCTTGCCTGGCGTTGGGTAACACTGCGGTGTTGAAGATGTCCGAACTGTCGCCGCTGAGCGCCGATCGCCTGGGCGAGCTGGCGCTAGAGGCCGGTATTCCCGCCGGGGTGCTGAACGTGGTGCAGGGTTACGGCGCCACCGCCGGCGACGCGCTGGTGCGCCATAAAGACGTGCGCGCGGTTTCGTTCACCGGCGGCACCGCCACCGGCCGCCGCATTATCGAAAGTGCCGGGCTGAAGAAATTCTCCATGGAGCTCGGCGGCAAGTCGCCGGTGCTGATCTTTGAAGACGCCGACATCGAGCGGGCGCTCGACGCCGCGCTGTTCACCATCTTCTCGATCAACGGCGAACGCTGCACCGCCGGTTCGCGCATCTTCATTCAGGAGAGCATCTACCCGGAATTCGTCAAACGCTTCGCCGAGCGCGCCAACCGTCTGCGCGTGGGTGATCCGCAAGATCCCAACACCCAGGTGGGGGCGCTGATCAGCCCGCAGCACTGGGAAAAAGTCTCCGGCTATATCCGCCTCGGGGTGGAAGAAGGGGCGACCCTGCTGGCCGGCGGCCCGGACAAACCGGCTGGTTTGAGCCACGGCAACTTCCTGCGCCCGACGGTGCTGGCGGATGTCGATAACCGGATGCGCGTGGCGCAGGAGGAGATCTTCGGGCCGGTGGCCTGCCTGCTGCCGTTCAAGTCGGAAGAAGACGGCCTGCGCATGGCCAACGACGTGGAGTACGGCCTGGCGTCGTACATCTGGACGCAGGATGTGAGCAAGGTTCTGCGCCTGGCCCGCGGCATCGAAGCCGGCATGGTTTTCGTCAACACCCAAAACGTGCGCGATCTGCGCCAACCGTTCGGCGGCGTGAAAGCCTCCGGCACCGGCCGCGAAGGCGGCGAATACAGCTTCGAAGTGTTCGCCGAAATGAAGAACGTGTGCATTTCCATGGGCGACCACCCGATCCCGAAATGGGGCGTCTGA
- the hpaD gene encoding 3,4-dihydroxyphenylacetate 2,3-dioxygenase: protein MTTKLTTNAVPAPDVVRCAYMEIQVTNLKAAREFYVDILGLVVTAEDDKTLYLRSMEEFIHHNLVLREGPVAAVAAFAFRVRTPEDVDRAEAYFKALGCRTERRVNGFAKGIGDAVRVEDPLGFPYEFFYDVQHVERLAWRYDLYTPGALVRLDHFNQITPDVPRAVEYIQGLGFRVTEDIRDEDGVVYAAWMRRKATVHDTAMTGGAGPRMHHIAFATHEKHNILAICDKLGALRKSDLIERGPGRHGVSNAFYLYLRDPDGHRVEIYTQDYYTGDPDNPTVTWDVHDNQRRDWWGNPVVPSWYTEGSLVLDLDGQPQPVIERSAPSEMAVTIGADGFSYTREGDTEKGFKLGNTL from the coding sequence ATGACGACAAAACTGACCACTAATGCTGTCCCTGCTCCCGACGTCGTGCGCTGTGCCTACATGGAAATTCAGGTCACGAACCTTAAAGCCGCACGCGAATTTTACGTCGATATCCTCGGCTTGGTCGTGACCGCCGAAGATGACAAAACCCTCTACCTGCGTTCGATGGAGGAGTTCATTCACCATAACCTGGTGCTGCGCGAAGGGCCGGTGGCCGCCGTGGCGGCGTTTGCTTTCCGCGTGCGCACGCCGGAAGACGTCGATCGCGCCGAAGCGTATTTCAAGGCGCTTGGCTGCCGCACCGAGCGGCGGGTGAACGGGTTCGCCAAAGGCATCGGCGATGCGGTGCGGGTAGAAGATCCGCTCGGTTTCCCGTACGAATTTTTCTACGACGTGCAGCACGTCGAGCGTCTGGCCTGGCGTTACGATCTGTATACGCCGGGCGCGCTGGTGCGCCTCGATCACTTTAACCAAATCACCCCAGACGTGCCGCGCGCCGTGGAATATATCCAGGGGCTGGGCTTCCGCGTAACGGAAGACATCCGCGATGAAGACGGCGTGGTTTACGCCGCCTGGATGCGCCGCAAGGCGACGGTGCACGATACCGCGATGACCGGCGGCGCCGGGCCGCGCATGCACCACATCGCCTTCGCCACCCATGAAAAACACAACATTTTGGCCATCTGCGACAAACTCGGCGCACTGCGCAAATCCGATTTGATCGAACGCGGCCCTGGCCGTCACGGCGTCTCCAACGCGTTCTATCTCTACCTGCGCGATCCCGATGGCCACCGCGTGGAAATCTACACGCAGGATTACTACACCGGCGATCCGGACAACCCGACCGTGACCTGGGACGTGCATGACAACCAGCGCCGCGACTGGTGGGGCAATCCGGTGGTGCCGAGCTGGTACACCGAAGGATCGCTGGTGCTGGATCTCGATGGGCAGCCGCAGCCGGTCATCGAACGCAGCGCGCCCAGCGAAATGGCTGTCACCATCGGCGCAGACGGTTTTTCCTATACCCGCGAGGGCGATACGGAAAAAGGTTTCAAACTTGGCAATACGCTGTAA
- a CDS encoding 5-carboxymethyl-2-hydroxymuconate Delta-isomerase gives MPHFYAECTDNIRREADLPTLFAKVNEALAATGIFPLAGVRSRAIWLDTWQMADGKQDYAFVHMTLKIGHGRSLESRQQVGEMLFALIKEHFAALMAQRYLALSFTMEELDPVLNYKQNNVHALFNKA, from the coding sequence ATGCCCCATTTTTACGCTGAATGTACCGACAACATCCGCCGCGAGGCGGATTTGCCGACTCTGTTCGCCAAGGTCAACGAAGCGCTGGCGGCGACCGGCATCTTCCCGTTGGCCGGCGTGCGCAGCCGCGCCATCTGGCTCGACACCTGGCAGATGGCCGACGGCAAGCAGGATTACGCCTTCGTGCACATGACGCTGAAGATCGGCCACGGCCGCAGTCTGGAAAGCCGGCAACAGGTGGGTGAGATGCTGTTTGCTCTGATCAAGGAACACTTCGCCGCGCTGATGGCGCAGCGTTACCTGGCGCTCTCTTTCACTATGGAAGAGCTGGATCCGGTACTGAATTACAAACAGAACAATGTCCACGCGCTGTTCAACAAAGCGTGA
- the hpaH gene encoding 2-oxo-hept-4-ene-1,7-dioate hydratase — protein MLDKEQVNRAVQRLHQAEKSREQIRALSLDHPEITIEDAYAIQRQWVELKIAEGRTLKGHKIGLTSRAMQVSSQITEPDYGALLDDMFFNDGSDIPIDRFIVPRVEVELAFILAKPLRGPNCTLFDVYNATDYIIPALEIIDARSHNVDPETQRPRKVFDTISDNAANAGVVMGGRPIKPDALDLRWISALLYRNGVIEESGVAAAVLNHPANGVAWLANKLAPYEVELEAGQVILGGSFTRPVPARRGDTFHVDYGSMGCISCRFV, from the coding sequence ATGCTGGATAAAGAGCAGGTTAACCGCGCCGTGCAGCGTCTGCATCAGGCGGAAAAGAGCCGTGAGCAGATCCGCGCGCTGTCGCTCGATCATCCCGAGATCACCATCGAAGACGCTTACGCCATTCAGCGGCAGTGGGTGGAGTTGAAGATCGCCGAAGGGCGCACGCTCAAAGGCCACAAGATCGGCCTGACCTCGCGCGCCATGCAGGTGAGCTCGCAGATCACCGAACCGGATTACGGCGCGCTGCTGGACGACATGTTCTTCAACGACGGCAGCGACATTCCGATCGATCGCTTTATCGTGCCGCGGGTGGAGGTGGAGCTGGCGTTCATACTGGCCAAGCCGCTGCGCGGGCCGAACTGTACGCTGTTCGACGTCTACAACGCCACCGATTACATCATTCCGGCGCTGGAGATTATCGACGCGCGCAGCCATAACGTCGATCCCGAGACTCAGCGGCCGCGCAAGGTGTTCGACACCATCTCCGACAACGCCGCCAACGCCGGGGTGGTGATGGGCGGGCGGCCGATCAAGCCGGATGCGCTGGATCTGCGCTGGATCTCTGCGCTGCTGTACCGCAACGGCGTGATTGAAGAGTCCGGCGTGGCGGCGGCGGTGCTCAACCACCCGGCCAACGGCGTGGCCTGGCTGGCCAACAAGCTGGCGCCGTATGAGGTGGAGCTGGAAGCAGGGCAGGTGATCCTCGGTGGCTCCTTCACCCGGCCGGTGCCGGCGCGGCGCGGCGATACCTTCCACGTCGACTACGGCTCGATGGGCTGCATCAGCTGCCGCTTCGTCTAA
- the hpaI gene encoding 4-hydroxy-2-oxoheptanedioate aldolase encodes MLTNHFKRALQEKRPQIGLWLGLCSSYSAELLAGAGFDWLLIDGEHAPNNVQTVLGQLQAVAPYPSQPVVRPPWNDAVIIKQLLDVGAQTLLIPMIQNAEQARDAVRATRYPPHGVRGVGSALARASRWNRVPDYLQQADEQMCVLVQIETREAVKNLDAILQVEGVDGVFIGPADLSADMGFAGNPQHPEVQRTIDDAIARIRAAGKAPGILMANKALAQRYLEAGALFVAVGVDTTLLARAAEALADEFKQGGASAPSSGVY; translated from the coding sequence ATGTTAACCAACCACTTCAAACGTGCGCTGCAGGAAAAACGCCCGCAGATCGGGCTGTGGCTCGGGCTGTGCAGCAGCTACAGCGCCGAGCTGCTGGCCGGCGCCGGTTTCGACTGGCTGCTGATCGACGGCGAACATGCGCCCAACAACGTGCAAACGGTGCTGGGGCAGCTGCAGGCGGTCGCGCCTTACCCCAGCCAGCCGGTGGTGCGTCCGCCGTGGAACGACGCGGTGATCATCAAGCAGCTGCTGGACGTCGGCGCGCAAACCTTGCTTATCCCGATGATTCAAAACGCCGAACAGGCGCGTGACGCGGTGCGCGCGACGCGCTATCCACCGCACGGGGTGCGCGGCGTCGGCAGCGCCCTGGCGCGCGCTTCACGCTGGAACCGGGTGCCCGATTACCTGCAGCAGGCCGACGAGCAGATGTGCGTGCTGGTGCAGATTGAAACCCGCGAAGCGGTGAAAAACCTCGACGCCATTTTACAGGTGGAAGGGGTGGACGGCGTGTTTATCGGCCCGGCGGATCTCAGCGCCGACATGGGCTTCGCCGGCAACCCGCAGCACCCGGAGGTGCAGCGCACCATCGACGACGCCATCGCGCGCATCCGCGCCGCCGGCAAGGCGCCGGGCATTCTGATGGCCAACAAGGCGCTGGCGCAGCGCTATCTGGAAGCCGGCGCGCTGTTCGTCGCGGTAGGGGTGGACACCACCCTGCTGGCGCGGGCGGCGGAAGCCCTGGCGGACGAGTTCAAGCAGGGCGGGGCGTCAGCACCTTCATCGGGAGTCTACTGA
- the hpaX gene encoding 4-hydroxyphenylacetate permease, whose product MNHVDSLQPANPAQQHKALTAAEQSVIKKLFRRLIIFLFVLFVFSFLDRINIGFAGLTMGKDLGLSSTMFGLAATLFYVTYVIFGIPSNMMLSRVGARRWIATIMVLWGIASTCTMFATGPTSLYVLRMIVGITEAGFLPGILVYLTYWFPAFYRARANALFMIAMPVTMAIGSLVSGYILALDGVMNLKGWQWLFLLEGIPSVLLGVVVWFYLDDTPAKAKWLSDEEKASLKAMMEADKLQLVQPNGPSSHRALQQRSLWREICTPIVLMYTLAYFCLTNTLSAINIWTPQILQSFNQGSSNVTIGILAAIPQICTIAGMVWWSKRSDRLQERKHHTALPYLFAAAGWLLASATDHSLIQLLGIVMASVGSFTAMAIFWTTPDQSISLEARAVGIAVINATGNIGSALSPLLIGWFKDMTGSFNSGLYFVSALLIVGAVLVWRIPMKDSRPRATP is encoded by the coding sequence ATGAACCACGTCGATTCGCTGCAGCCGGCCAACCCGGCGCAGCAACATAAAGCGTTAACCGCCGCCGAGCAATCGGTGATTAAAAAGTTGTTTCGGCGCCTGATCATTTTCCTGTTCGTGCTGTTTGTTTTCTCTTTCCTCGACCGCATCAACATCGGCTTCGCCGGGTTGACGATGGGCAAAGATCTCGGCCTCAGCTCGACCATGTTCGGGCTGGCGGCGACGTTGTTCTATGTCACCTACGTGATCTTCGGCATTCCCAGCAACATGATGCTGAGCCGGGTCGGCGCGCGGCGCTGGATCGCCACCATCATGGTGCTGTGGGGCATCGCCTCCACCTGCACCATGTTCGCCACCGGGCCCACCAGCCTGTACGTGCTGCGCATGATCGTCGGCATCACCGAGGCCGGCTTCCTGCCGGGCATTCTGGTGTACCTCACCTACTGGTTCCCGGCGTTCTACCGCGCCCGCGCCAACGCCTTGTTCATGATCGCCATGCCGGTGACCATGGCGATCGGCTCGCTGGTCTCCGGCTATATTCTGGCGCTGGACGGGGTGATGAACCTGAAGGGCTGGCAGTGGCTGTTCCTGCTGGAAGGCATTCCGTCGGTGCTGCTGGGCGTGGTGGTGTGGTTCTATCTCGACGATACGCCGGCCAAGGCCAAGTGGCTGAGCGACGAGGAGAAAGCCAGCCTGAAGGCGATGATGGAGGCCGACAAGCTGCAGCTGGTGCAACCCAACGGGCCGAGCAGCCACCGCGCGCTGCAGCAGCGCAGCCTGTGGCGCGAGATCTGCACGCCGATCGTGCTGATGTACACGCTGGCCTATTTCTGCCTGACCAACACCCTGAGCGCGATCAATATCTGGACGCCGCAGATCCTGCAGAGCTTTAACCAGGGCAGCAGCAACGTGACGATCGGCATCCTGGCGGCGATCCCGCAGATCTGCACCATCGCCGGCATGGTGTGGTGGAGCAAACGATCCGATCGGCTGCAGGAGCGCAAGCATCACACCGCGCTGCCGTACCTGTTCGCCGCCGCCGGCTGGCTATTGGCGTCGGCCACCGATCACAGCCTGATCCAACTGCTGGGGATCGTGATGGCCTCGGTCGGCTCCTTCACCGCCATGGCGATCTTCTGGACCACGCCGGATCAGTCGATCAGCCTGGAAGCTCGGGCGGTGGGGATCGCCGTGATCAACGCCACCGGCAACATCGGATCGGCGCTCAGCCCGCTGTTGATCGGCTGGTTCAAGGACATGACCGGCAGCTTTAACTCCGGGCTGTATTTCGTCTCGGCGCTGTTGATCGTCGGCGCCGTGTTGGTGTGGCGCATCCCGATGAAGGATTCGCGCCCGAGAGCGACGCCTTGA
- the hpaA gene encoding 4-hydroxyphenylacetate catabolism regulatory protein HpaA, which yields MRKSTGFIANIDICKEYDARYAADEVHYETFAGLAAFFGRDMQVHWHDCFFQVHFLETGKIELQLDDQHYSVQAPLFILTPPSVPHAFFTEPDSDGHVLTVRQELIWPLLERLYPGSNLALDMPGICLSLADAPQELTALSHYWALIRREFAQNLAGREQTLALLAQAVFTLLLRNTALEDSANSGVRGELQLFQRFNKMVDERFREHLPVPEYAQALGVTESRLNDLCRRFANRPPKRLIFDRLLREAKRMLLFSACTVHETAYSLGFKDPAYFARFFNRLEGCSPSTYRAAQHALS from the coding sequence GTGCGGAAAAGTACCGGCTTTATCGCCAACATCGATATTTGCAAAGAGTATGACGCGCGCTACGCCGCCGACGAGGTGCATTACGAAACCTTCGCCGGGCTGGCGGCGTTCTTCGGCCGCGACATGCAGGTGCATTGGCACGACTGCTTTTTCCAGGTGCATTTCCTGGAGACCGGCAAGATAGAGCTGCAGCTCGACGATCAGCACTATTCGGTGCAGGCGCCGCTGTTCATTCTCACGCCGCCGTCGGTGCCGCATGCGTTCTTCACCGAACCGGACAGCGACGGCCACGTGCTGACGGTGCGCCAGGAGCTGATTTGGCCGCTGCTGGAGCGCCTCTATCCCGGCAGCAATCTGGCGTTGGACATGCCTGGCATCTGCCTGTCGCTGGCCGACGCGCCGCAGGAGCTGACGGCGCTCAGCCACTATTGGGCGCTGATCCGCCGCGAGTTCGCGCAGAACCTGGCCGGGCGCGAACAGACGCTGGCGCTGCTGGCGCAGGCGGTGTTCACACTGCTGCTGCGCAACACCGCGCTGGAAGACAGCGCCAACAGCGGCGTGCGCGGGGAATTGCAACTATTTCAACGATTTAACAAGATGGTGGACGAGCGTTTCCGCGAGCACCTGCCGGTGCCGGAGTATGCGCAGGCGCTGGGGGTGACCGAATCGCGGCTCAACGACCTATGCCGGCGCTTCGCCAATCGGCCGCCCAAGCGGCTGATCTTCGATCGGCTGCTGCGCGAGGCCAAGCGCATGCTGCTGTTCAGCGCCTGCACGGTGCATGAAACCGCCTACAGCCTCGGCTTCAAGGATCCGGCCTATTTCGCCCGGTTTTTCAATCGGCTGGAAGGCTGTTCCCCTTCGACCTACCGCGCGGCGCAGCACGCCCTTTCGTAA
- the hpaB gene encoding 4-hydroxyphenylacetate 3-monooxygenase, oxygenase component — MKPEDFRADSKRPFTGAEYLKSLQDSREIYIYGERVKDVTTHPAFRNAAASVGQLYDALHDPASQDRLCWNTDTGNGGYTHKFFRYARSPEEMRQQRDAIADWSRQSYGWMGRTPDYKAAFGCALGAYPEFYGQFADNARHWYKRIQETGLYFNHAIVNPPIDRHKPVNEVKDVYIQVEKETDAGIIVSGAKVVATNSALTHYNFIGFGSAQVMGDNPDFALMFVAPMDAEGVKLISRASYELVAGATGSPFDYPLTSRFDENDAILIMDHVLIPWENVLIYRDFDRCRRWSTQGGFARLFPLQACVRLAVKMDFITALLQKSLSCTGVLEFRGVQADLGEVVAWRNLFWSLSDAMCAEATKWENGAYLPDSAALQTYRVMAPMAYTKVKHIIEKNVTSGLIYLPSSVRDMNNPEIDKYLARYVRGSDGMDHVERIKILKLMWDAIGSEFGGRHELYEINYAGSQDEIRLQCLRHAQGSGNMDRMMQMVDKCLADYDQHGWKVPHLRNNDDINQLDNLLK; from the coding sequence ATGAAACCAGAAGACTTTCGTGCCGACAGCAAACGCCCGTTCACCGGCGCCGAATACCTGAAAAGTTTGCAGGACAGCCGCGAAATCTACATTTACGGCGAGCGCGTGAAAGACGTCACTACGCACCCTGCGTTCCGCAACGCCGCGGCGTCTGTCGGCCAGCTGTACGACGCGTTGCACGATCCGGCCAGCCAGGATCGCCTGTGCTGGAACACCGACACCGGCAACGGCGGTTACACCCACAAATTCTTCCGCTATGCCCGCAGCCCGGAAGAGATGCGCCAACAGCGCGACGCCATCGCCGACTGGTCGCGCCAAAGCTATGGCTGGATGGGGCGCACGCCGGACTACAAGGCGGCCTTCGGCTGCGCGCTGGGCGCTTATCCGGAGTTCTACGGCCAGTTCGCCGACAACGCGCGCCACTGGTACAAACGCATTCAGGAAACCGGGCTCTATTTCAACCACGCCATCGTCAACCCGCCGATCGACCGCCATAAGCCGGTCAACGAGGTGAAAGATGTCTACATTCAGGTGGAGAAAGAGACCGACGCCGGCATCATCGTCAGCGGCGCCAAAGTGGTGGCCACCAACTCGGCGTTGACCCACTACAACTTCATCGGCTTCGGTTCGGCGCAGGTGATGGGCGATAACCCGGACTTCGCGCTGATGTTCGTGGCGCCGATGGACGCCGAAGGGGTGAAGCTGATTTCGCGCGCCTCCTACGAGCTGGTGGCTGGCGCCACCGGATCGCCGTTCGACTACCCGCTCACCAGCCGCTTTGACGAGAACGACGCGATCCTGATCATGGATCATGTGTTGATCCCGTGGGAAAACGTGCTGATCTACCGCGATTTTGACCGCTGCCGCCGCTGGAGCACCCAGGGCGGTTTCGCCCGGCTGTTCCCGCTGCAGGCCTGCGTGCGCCTGGCGGTGAAGATGGATTTCATCACCGCGCTGCTGCAAAAGAGCCTCTCGTGCACCGGCGTGCTGGAGTTCCGCGGCGTGCAGGCCGATCTGGGCGAAGTAGTGGCCTGGCGTAACCTGTTCTGGTCGCTGAGCGACGCGATGTGCGCCGAAGCCACTAAATGGGAAAACGGCGCCTACCTGCCTGATTCCGCCGCGCTGCAAACCTACCGGGTGATGGCGCCGATGGCCTACACCAAGGTGAAACACATCATCGAGAAGAACGTCACCAGCGGCCTGATCTACTTGCCGTCCAGCGTGCGCGACATGAACAATCCGGAGATCGACAAGTACCTGGCGCGCTACGTGCGCGGATCGGACGGCATGGATCATGTCGAGCGCATCAAGATCCTCAAGCTGATGTGGGATGCGATCGGCAGCGAATTCGGCGGCCGTCACGAGCTGTATGAGATCAACTACGCCGGCAGCCAAGATGAGATCCGCCTGCAGTGCCTGCGCCACGCGCAGGGATCCGGCAACATGGATCGCATGATGCAGATGGTCGACAAATGCCTGGCCGATTACGATCAGCACGGCTGGAAGGTGCCGCACCTGCGGAACAATGACGATATTAATCAGTTGGATAATCTGCTGAAGTAA